Proteins from one Listeria weihenstephanensis genomic window:
- the sufD gene encoding Fe-S cluster assembly protein SufD, whose translation MTENLAVKDDFIRAFSGDLGEPGWLTELRINAWQQASELALPFVDKTKIDRWNFTKFEAYAAFQAGVTNEALPESVQALVAEDANVYVQIDNRPARLHLSKELADAGVIFTDVITAAKEHPELVQKYFMTEAVKVDESRLTAFHTALVNGGLFLYVPKNVEVKEPIQAVFAHENASSPLVNHVLLVADDNSAVTYVENYVTLNAENKGIVNIVAEVIAKNNAQIKFGAVDNLGSGATTYVSRRGHVGNDSRVEWALGLMNDGDTINENTTNLMGNGSVSDVKTVTVGRGKQTQNITTRVTHYGLASLGTILSHGVMKDSATTIFNGIGHIKHGASKSDAQQESRVLMLSPKARGDANPILLIDENDVVAGHAASVGRVDPLQLFYLMSRGISKQEAERLVIHGFLDPVVRQLPIESVKLQLKEVIEGKVR comes from the coding sequence ATGACAGAAAATTTAGCTGTAAAAGATGATTTTATCCGTGCTTTTTCAGGCGATTTAGGCGAGCCTGGCTGGTTAACAGAGCTACGGATAAATGCATGGCAACAAGCTTCGGAATTAGCATTGCCATTTGTAGATAAAACGAAGATTGATCGCTGGAATTTCACGAAGTTTGAGGCTTATGCGGCTTTTCAAGCGGGTGTGACGAATGAGGCGTTACCGGAGAGTGTTCAGGCGTTAGTTGCGGAGGACGCGAATGTGTACGTTCAAATTGATAATCGCCCGGCGCGACTGCATTTGAGCAAGGAATTGGCGGATGCTGGTGTTATTTTTACGGATGTTATCACGGCGGCGAAGGAACATCCGGAACTGGTACAGAAATATTTCATGACCGAAGCGGTAAAAGTGGATGAAAGTCGTTTGACGGCCTTCCATACGGCGCTTGTGAACGGTGGATTGTTCTTGTATGTACCGAAAAACGTGGAAGTGAAAGAGCCGATTCAAGCGGTTTTTGCACATGAAAATGCGAGCTCTCCACTTGTGAATCATGTGTTGCTAGTTGCGGATGATAACAGCGCTGTGACTTACGTGGAGAACTATGTGACACTTAACGCGGAGAATAAAGGTATTGTGAATATTGTTGCTGAGGTTATTGCAAAGAACAATGCGCAAATTAAATTCGGTGCGGTGGACAACCTGGGAAGTGGCGCGACGACTTATGTTAGCCGCCGTGGACATGTTGGAAACGATAGCCGTGTGGAGTGGGCGCTTGGTTTGATGAATGATGGCGACACGATTAATGAAAATACGACGAACTTGATGGGCAATGGGTCTGTCAGTGACGTGAAAACGGTGACGGTTGGTCGTGGTAAGCAAACGCAAAACATTACGACACGCGTGACGCATTACGGCTTGGCATCGCTGGGCACGATTTTGTCACATGGTGTGATGAAAGATAGCGCGACGACAATTTTCAACGGTATTGGTCATATTAAGCATGGTGCGTCGAAATCGGATGCGCAACAAGAATCTCGCGTGTTGATGCTTAGTCCAAAAGCGCGTGGAGATGCCAATCCGATTCTTTTAATTGACGAAAATGATGTAGTAGCTGGTCACGCGGCGTCAGTTGGTCGTGTGGATCCGTTGCAACTTTTCTATCTAATGAGCCGCGGAATTTCGAAACAAGAAGCAGAACGCCTTGTTATTCACGGTTTCCTTGATCCAGTTGTACGCCAATTACCAATCGAAAGTGTGAAACTTCAACTGAAGGAAGTTATCGAAGGGAAAGTGCGCTAA
- the sufC gene encoding Fe-S cluster assembly ATPase SufC, with amino-acid sequence MSTLKIQDLHVEIEGKEILKGVNLEISTGEIHAIMGPNGTGKSTLSSAIMGHPKYEVTQGTIELDGEDVLEMAVDERARAGLFLAMQYPSEISGVTNAEFMRAAINSRREEGKEIPLMQYIRKLDEKMAILEMDEEMAERYLNEGFSGGEKKRNEILQLLMIEPTIAILDEIDSGLDIDALKVVSKGINEMRGEGFGCLIITHYQRLLNYIEPDFVHVMMQGKVVKSGGSELAKRLEGEGYDWIKQELGIEFDEEEETVDQK; translated from the coding sequence ATGTCAACGTTGAAAATTCAAGATTTACATGTTGAAATAGAAGGTAAAGAGATTTTAAAAGGGGTTAACCTAGAAATTTCGACTGGGGAAATCCACGCAATAATGGGACCTAACGGAACTGGTAAATCGACGCTATCCTCAGCAATTATGGGGCATCCTAAATATGAAGTAACACAAGGGACTATCGAACTTGATGGGGAAGATGTTCTGGAAATGGCAGTAGATGAACGCGCCCGTGCTGGTCTATTTTTAGCCATGCAATATCCGAGTGAAATTAGTGGAGTTACAAATGCCGAGTTCATGCGTGCTGCGATTAATAGCCGTCGTGAAGAAGGTAAAGAAATTCCATTGATGCAATATATCCGCAAATTAGACGAGAAAATGGCTATTTTGGAAATGGACGAAGAAATGGCTGAGCGTTATTTGAACGAAGGTTTCTCTGGCGGAGAGAAAAAACGTAACGAAATTCTGCAATTATTGATGATTGAGCCGACGATTGCGATTTTAGATGAAATCGATTCAGGTCTTGATATCGATGCACTGAAAGTCGTTTCTAAAGGAATTAACGAAATGCGTGGCGAAGGTTTTGGTTGCTTGATTATTACCCATTACCAACGTTTGTTGAACTATATCGAGCCTGATTTTGTACACGTAATGATGCAAGGGAAAGTCGTGAAAAGTGGCGGATCTGAACTTGCGAAGCGCTTAGAGGGCGAAGGTTATGACTGGATTAAGCAAGAACTTGGTATCGAGTTTGACGAAGAAGAAGAAACCGTTGACCAAAAATAA